The following proteins are co-located in the Triticum aestivum cultivar Chinese Spring chromosome 1A, IWGSC CS RefSeq v2.1, whole genome shotgun sequence genome:
- the LOC123053877 gene encoding NADH:quinone reductase, which translates to MGWKGVLGFDYGVVQAPLGPDISGPELAAAVANAGAIGLLRLPDWPAPDHVRGLIQRTRSLTEKPFGAAIVLAFPHEENLRVVLEEKLAVLQVYWGEFPKERVDEAHRAGVKVLHQVGNLEEAAKAKEAGVDGIIVQGREAGGHVIGQEGLLPLLPRVVDLVSDSTVSVIAAGGIVDGRGYAAALALGAHGVCLGTRFVATEESFAHPLYKKKLIEMNCTDYTAVFGRARWPGAPQRVLKTPFYVEWKNLPDHETEENQPIIGHSIIHGVHKDICRFAGTVPNATTTGDIDSMAMYAGQSVGLITEIVPAREVVKRLVAEAQRVIGEKLSGFPKSSE; encoded by the exons ATGGGGTGGAAGGGCGTCCTGGGGTTCGACTACGGCGTCGTGCAGGCACCGCTCGGCCCCGACATCTCCggcccggagctcgccgccgccgtcgccaacgCTGGCGCCATAGGCCTCCTCCGCCTTCCTGACTGG CCGGCGCCGGACCACGTGAGGGGGTTGATACAGAGGACCAGGAGCCTGACCGAGAAGCCGTTCGGGGCGGCCATCGTGCTGGCCTTCCCGCACGAGGAGAATCTGAGGGTCGTGCTGGAGGAGAAGCTCGCCGTGCTGCAGGTGTACTGGGGCGAGTTCCCCAAGGAGCGGGTCGACGAGGCCCATCGTGCCGGCGTCAAGGTCTTGCATCAG GTTGGTAACCTTGAGGAGGCAGCAAAAGCTAAGGAAGCTGGTGTAGATGGAATTATCGTTCAAGGCCGCGAAGCAGGGGGGCATGTGATTGGTCAA GAGGGTCTGCTACCGTTGCTGCCGAGAGTAGTGGATCTAGTTTCAGATAGTACTGTTTCGGTTATCGCCGCTGGTGGAATCGTAGATGGCCGTGGCTATGCTGCTGCATTGGCACTTGGTGCTCATGGTGTTTGCTTAGGAACTAG GTTTGTAGCCACCGAGGAAAGCTTTGCGCATCCGCTGTATAAGAAAAAGCTAATTGAGATGAATTGCACGGACTATACAGCTGTGTTCGGGCGTGCTAGATGGCCTGGTGCTCCACAACGTGTCCTGAAGACACCTTTCTATGTTGAGTGGAAGAATCTTCCAGATCATGAAACAGAGGAAAATCAGCCTATTATAGGTCATTCTATCATCCATGGTGTG CACAAGGATATATGCCGGTTTGCTGGTACTGTTCCTAATGCGACAACAACAGGCGATATCGATAGCATGGCCATGTATGCTGGCCAGAGTGTTGGGCTAATCACCGAGATTGTACCAGCAAGGGAAGTTGTCAAGAGGCTAGTCGCTGAAGCACAGCGTGTCATTGGAGAAAAGCTTTCTGGTTTCCCCAAATCATCAGAGTAG